The Malus domestica chromosome 06, GDT2T_hap1 genome has a segment encoding these proteins:
- the LOC139197193 gene encoding putative uncharacterized protein YDR433W produces MVVAPIVAIEVVMVVVEVAIIVVVIVAAMIVVVTVVVVVAMEAVVVMMVVVVVVVAMLAVEVVMVVTVVEVVVVVVVVVMAVVVAKTVVVMTVMVKVYNN; encoded by the exons ATGGTGGTAGCACCGATAGTGGCAATTGAGGTTGTGATGGTAGTGGTGGAAGTTGCAATTATAGTGGTAGTGATAGTGGCGGCAATGATAGTGGTAGTGACAGTTGTGGTTGTGGTAGCAATGGAAGCGGTTGTGGTAATGatggtggtggtagtggtggtggtggcaatgTTGGCGGTGGAGGTAGTGATGGTGGTGACAGTGGTGGAggttgtggttgtggttgtggttgtggttatgGCGGTGGTAGTAGCAAAAACGGTGGTTGTAATGACAGTGATGGTTAAG GTATACaacaattga
- the LOC103436849 gene encoding binding partner of ACD11 1-like yields the protein MSVTTIKVSNLSLGASERDIKEFFCFSGDIAYVEMMSDTERSQIAYVTFKDVQGAETAVLLSGATIVDMSVTITLAPDYELPPDAIAPNVTENKTPGGGESAFRKAEDVVSGMLAKGFLLGKDAVNRAKGFDEKHQLTSTASEKVASFDQKIGLSEKISAGTSAVSGKVREVDQKFQVSEKTKSAFAAAEQTVSSAGSAIMKNRYVFTSAAWVTGAFNKVAKAAEEVGQKTQEKVGKVEEEKHRKIEDDYAQVLSDSPKASAATQHDPSKPEPVKGLIL from the exons ATGTCG GTAACAACCATCAAGGTCAGCAATCTTTCCTTGGGTGCAAGTGAGAGAGATATAAAGgagttcttttgtttttctggtGATATTGCTTATGTCGAAATGATGAG TGATACTGAGCGGTCCCAAATTGCATATGTTACCTTCAAGGATGTACAAGGAGCTGAGACTGCAGTTCTCCTTTCG GGAGCTACAATAGTGGATATGTCTGTCACCATAACTCTGGCTCCAGATTACGAGTTGCCACCTGATGCTATAGCACCAAAT GTAACAGAGAATAAAACTCCTGGTGGGGGTGAATCTGCATTCCGCAAGGCAGAGGATGTTGTTAGTGGCATGCTTGCCAAGGGCTTTCTCTTAGGCAAAGATGCAGTCAACAGGGCAAAGGGCTTTGATGAGAAACACCAGTTGACCTCAACGGCTTCAGAAAAAGTTGCTTCTTTTGACCAAAAGATTGGTCTCAGCGAGAAAATAAGTGCTGGTACTTCTGCGGTCAGTGGCAAAGTTCGCGAAGTGGATCAGAAATTTCAGGTCTCAGAGAAAACCAAATCAGCTTTTGCAGCTGCTGAGCAGACAGTCAGTAGCGCTGGATCTGCTATAATGAAGAACCGGTATGTGTTTACCAGCGCTGCATGGGTTACAGGTGCTTTTAATAAGGTTGCAAAAGCAGCTGAAGAGGTTGGTCAGAAAACACAAGAGAAAGTTGGAAAGGTTGAAGAAGAGAAACATAGAAAAATAGAGGACGACTACGCTCAAGTTCTATCGGATTCTCCTAAAGCTTCTGCAGCAACCCAGCACGATCCCTCCAAGCCTGAACCTGTCAAAGGTTTGATCCTTTGA
- the LOC103436848 gene encoding binding partner of ACD11 1-like, whose translation MSVTTIKVSNLSLGASERDIKEFFSFSGDIAYVEMMSDTERSQIAYVTFKDVQGAETAVLLSGATIVDMSVSITLAPDYELPPDAIAPSATENKTPGGDESAFRKAEDVVSGMLAKGFLLGKDAVNKAKGFDEKHQLTSTASEKVASFDKKIGLSEKISAGTSAVSGKVREVDQKFQVSEKTKSAFAAAEQTVSSAGSAIMKNRYVFTSAQWVTGAFNKVAKAAEEVGQKTKEKVGKVEEEKHRKIEDDYAQVLSDSPKASAATQHDPSKPEPVKGLIL comes from the exons ATGTCG GTAACAACCATCAAGGTCAGCAATCTTTCCTTGGGTGCAAGTGAGAGAGACATAAAggagttcttttctttttctggtgaTATTGCTTATGTCGAAATGATGAG TGATACTGAGCGATCCCAAATTGCATATGTTACCTTCAAAGATGTACAAGGAGCTGAGACTGCAGTTCTTCTTTCG GGAGCTACAATAGTGGATATGTCTGTCAGCATAACTCTGGCTCCAGATTACGAGTTGCCACCTGATGCTATAGCACCAAGT GCAACAGAGAATAAAACTCCTGGTGGGGATGAATCTGCATTCCGGAAGGCAGAGGATGTTGTTAGTGGCATGCTTGCTAAGGGCTTTCTCTTGGGCAAAGATGCAGTCAACAAGGCAAAGGGCTTTGATGAGAAACACCAATTGACCTCAACGGCTTCAGAAAAAGTTGCTTCCTTTGACAAAAAGATTGGTCTCAGCGAGAAAATAAGTGCTGGTACTTCTGCGGTCAGTGGCAAAGTTCGCGAAGTGGATCAGAAATTCCAGGTCTCAGAGAAAACCAAATCAGCTTTTGCAGCTGCTGAGCAGACGGTCAGTAGCGCTGGATCTGCTATAATGAAGAACCGGTATGTGTTTACTAGCGCTCAATGGGTTACAGGTGCTTTTAATAAGGTTGCAAAAGCAGCTGAAGAGGTTGGTcagaaaacaaaagagaaagttGGAAAGGTTGAAGAAGAGAAACATAGAAAAATAGAGGATGACTATGCTCAAGTTCTATCGGATTCTCCTAAAGCTTCTGCAGCAACCCAGCACGATCCCTCCAAGCCTGAACCCGTTAAAGGTTTGATCCTCTGA